The Oceanidesulfovibrio indonesiensis region GGGCGAAGCCCTCGGAACACATTCTATTCCTTTCCTTTCAAAAACCGACGAGCTTTTACTGCGAGTTCACTGGATTCGCGCATCAATCTGTTCCAGCTTTCCGGACTGTGGACGTCCTGCTCGCGGCCTTGGTGGCTGCGCACTGAGTACAGCACCCGCGGGATGTGGAGGAAACGCGCCTCGGCCATGGCGAAGCGCAGGTAGCATTCGTGGTCGTTGGCCGTGTATGTCTCGTCGAAGTATCCGTGCTGATCGTGCAGTTCCCGGCGGTAGAGCTTGGCCACCCCGACCAGATACCAGTCCGCGAAGCTGTAGTGGAAGGAGTATTCAGGCAAAGAGAACCGCCGCAGAATGCGACCGTCGTCGTCCACGATGTGCATGTCAGCGTAGCTGAAGTCCGCATCGTTTTTGATGAGCGGCGCCGCCAGCTCGGCTATCATGGACGTGTGCGCGATGTCGTCCGAAGCCACGTAGGTCACGAACTCGCCGCGGGCGCGGCGCATGCCCTGGTTGTACGACCCGCCGTGGCCGACGCGTGTACCGTTCAGGATGATTAACAAGTCTCGCCCGGCCGGGTAGCGGGGGTGGATGGTACGTTCCACCGTGTCTGACTCGGCGTCGTACCGCGAGGCGTAGGAAACAGTTTCCGAGAGACCGGCGGCGTATTCCTCCAGCACTCCGAATGTTGCGTCCGGCGAAGGGTCCGCCACTACAATGATCTCGATTCGCGGGTACTCCTGGAACATGATGGAGTCGAGGCAGGCCGGCAGATAGCAGGCCTGGTTGTACGTAGGCACGACGACGGAGACGAGTGGACGCGCATCCGCTTCGGGAGCAGGACCAGTGGACATATGAATCTCTGACATGGGTAGGGTCTGCCCCGGCTGGCCCGGAAAGTCCAGACGCCAAGAGCACTCTGTGCATTATGGTGGACGTTGCCCCCTCGGAAAGGATGGCCGCCGGAGGCGATAAGACGTTCCATGCCATCCTCGACATTGCGCTACGTAGAATCTACAAATACAAGTCGTTGACAGGTCTTACCCACAATCTGCAAGGAACACGCATGATCCGTTTCGTCCACGCCGCCGATATCCATCTGGACAGTCCGCTCGTGGGGCTCGCAAACTACGAGGGCGCTCCGGTGGAACGGTTGCGCGGCGCAACCCGCCAGGCTCTGGGCAGGCTTGTGGATTTCGTCATCGCCCAGCGCGTGCCGCTGCTGCTCATCGCCGGTGACGTCTACGATGGCGACTGGCAGGATTTCAATACGGGCCTGCACTTCAACCGCCAGATGATCCGCCTGGCCGAGCACGGCGTGCAGGTCGTCATGATCCACGGCAACCACGACGCCGACAACGTCATGACCAGGCGGCTGCCCACGCCGGAGAACGTGCATGTACTGGACCACAAGGCTCCGGAAACTCTGGTGCTCGATGAACTCGGCGTGGCCGTGCATGGGCAAAGCTTCGCAACCAGAGCCGTCACGCAGAATCTCGCAGCAGGATATCCGCCAGGCCGGCCCGACCTCTTCAACATCGGCCTGCTGCATACGGCGTTGGGCACGGCCGGGTACGATCCGTACGCGCCGTGCTCCATGGATGACCTCCTGGCCAAACGCTACGAGTACTGGGCGCTCGGCCACGTGCACGAACATGCCGTGCTCCACAAAGACCCGCACATTGTCTTTGCCGGATGCGTGCAGGGCCGGCACGTGCGCGAGCCCGGGGCCAAGGGCTGCGTGCTGGTGGAGGCCGAGGGCCGGCACGTGAAAGTCACCTTCCATCCGCTGGATGTGGTGCGCTGGGATGTTGTGCACGCCGACGTCTCGGGCGCAGCCGAACCCGAAGAGGCCGTGCAGCTCTGGCGCGAGTCCTTCGAGGTGGCGATGGAGCGCGCCCAGGGCGTGTCCCTTGCGTGCCGCGCCGTGCTCACAGGCCGCTGCCGAGCGCATAGCGTCTTGCAGAAGGATGCCGGCAGCACGGCCGCCCTCGTGCAGAACGCCGCTGCCGAGGCCTCCCGCGGCAGCGCCTGGATTGAAAAGATACTCGTGCAGACCGGGCCGGAAATTGATTTCCAGGAGCTGGCACGGAGCGACACGCCCCAGGGCGACTTGTTGCGGTTCGTTGACCAGTGCGCCGAAGACCCCGAGGCGTTCGCGCAGCTCGAAGCCGACGTGACGGCCCTGGCCGGCCGCATCGCCCGCACAGGCGCCATGGTTCCGGACTTCGACGATCCGGACGAGCGGCGGCGGATCATGCACGAGGCGCGCGACCTCATCCTGCCGCGCCTGGCCGAAGGGGAGGAGGGCTGATGCACATACGCCGGCTCGATTTGCGCGCCTTCGGTCCGTTCACGAACAAGGTTCTCGAATTCGGCGATGCCGGCGCGGGCATCCACATTCTTTACGGACCCAACGAGGCGGGCAAGAGCTCGGCCCGCGAGGCGCTCGGGGATTTCTTCTTCGGCATCCCCCGGCAGACGGACAACGATTTTCTCCACCCGTACAAGAATATGGCAATCGCCGCGGAACTGGCCTTATCCAGCGGCTCGGTCATCACCGCCGCGCGATACAAGCGGGACAAAAACGATCTGGTGGACGACGCCAACGAGCCCATCGACGAAAGCTGGTGGCGGCATACCGTGCTCGGCGGTTTCGAACGCACCTTTTTTTCGCAGATGTTCGCCATCGGCCACGAGACGTTGCGCGAAGGCACGCGGGGGCTGCTGGAAGGCGGCGGAGCCCTCGGCGAAACGCTTTTTGCCGCGGCGTCGGGCATCGCGCATCTGCGCACTGTGCTGGACGATCTGGACAAGGAGCGCGAGGCGCTCTTCAAGAAAGGCGGCTCAAAGCAGCCCATCGCAGAGATCTCCGGCCTAATCCGTCAATTGCAGAAGGAAGAGAAGGAGCTGACTGCACGACCGGATGAATACGCCGAAAAGCAGGCCTCGCTCAGGGCGCTCATACGATCGCGGGACGAGACAGCCACGCAGCTGGAGGATGTGAGCGCCGAGGTCGTGCGCGTGCAGCGCCGGCTCAGCGCTGTGGAGCTTTCCCGCAAGCATCGCCGCATTCTCGAAGAGCTGGCTGCGTATGCGGATGTGCGGTCCCTGCCGGAGGACTTCCGGGAGCGGCGCAAGCTCGCCGGAAGCGCATTGCAGACGGCTGAAGACAGGGTGCGGGAAGCGCAGGGGCGGCGGGAGCGTCTCACACAGGCGCTTGAGGACATTCAGGTGGACACAGCGGTGCTGGCGGAGTCCACGGCGATCGAAACGTTGCGGATGGAGCTTTCCTCCCACACCAAGGCCCTGCAGGACAGCAAGGCGTTGGAGCAGGAACGCAGCCGGATCGGGTTTTCCGTGCACGAGTTGCTGAAATCACTGGGCGTCGGGCTCACGCCGGAGGATGCGGCGGCGCGGCGGCTCCCAGGAGCGGAGCGTAATCGCATCACGACCCTTGCCGAACAGCGCCAGGCCCTGGCCGCACGTGAGGAAGGCGCGTGCGAAGCACTGGCAGAGGCGCGGGCCAACCTTACGCGTGCCGAAAGCGAGCTGGCTGCCGCCGAGAAGCCCCGGGACACCACGGAACTAGCCGCCGGGCTCGAGTTGGCAGGCATCCATGGAGACATCGATTCCCGCGTTGCCGAGCTCGGCCGCCGGGTGGCCGACGAGCGGCGCCGAATCGCAGAGTCCTTCGCGAGTCTCGGCCTGCGCAAGGCTGACGCCGCCGGGTCGCCCTCGCTGGATGATCTGCCCGGTATGCCCCTGCCTGCGGCGGATACGGTGCAGCGGTTCGACGATGAGATGACCGTCGCCGAAAACGCACTGCGTAGGGAGCAAGACGAAGTCGCCCGTATCGAAAACGAACTGGCCGCAAAGCGCCGGGAGCTGGAACGCGTTCGCCGTGGCGGCGACCTTCCGACGCAGGCGGAGCTGAACGCCGCGCGCACACTGCGGGATTCGAGCTGGGAGCTCATACGCCGGCGCTGGCTCCATGGCGAGCCTGCCGAACCGGAGGTACGACAGTTGCTCGACGACCTGCGGACGGCAGGAATCGTGACGCCGTCTACGGATGACGCCTCGGAAGCGCTCGCTGACGGGTTCGCGGCGGCCATGCACAACGCCGACGCCGTGGCCGACGGCCTGTGGCAGGGGGCGCGGCAGCTCGCTGTTGTCATGGAACTGGAATCGGACGCCGAACGCCTGGCCGAAGAACTGAAAACAGCGAAGTCCCGCTTGGAGGACGCAACAGCGGCGCTTCAGTCGCTGCGCAGCCAATGGGATGATCTGTGGCACCCGGCCGGGATACGGTCCGGGCGTCCACGGGAGATGGCAAGCATCTTACAGCGGGCAATATCTCTGAGAGAGCGGTTGGAGACCCTGCGCGACGAGGAAACAACCCACGCCGGACTCAAGGAAGAGCGGGATCGCATCCGCGCCATGTTGACGCGTGGCCTGGAGGCGGTGGAGGCGTTGGAAGTAGGCGCCGGACAGGATCGTTCCGCTGCCGCGCTCATCGCCCTGGCCCGGCGGCTGATGGAGGAAATGGCCGAGAAGGGCCGCCGCCGGAAAGCGCTTGCGGACAAGGTAGCCGAGTGCAAGGCCGCGCAGGCGAGCAGCGAGGCGAAGGCCGGGCGCGCCGCCGAGGCCATTGCTTCCTGGCGGAAAAGCTGGGCGGCCGCCGTGGCGCCGCTGTGTCTCGGGGCGGATGCCTCCACCGAGGAGGTTCGCGAGTATGTTGATGCCATCGAGGCCATTTGCACCAGGCAGGCCGAGATGGCGGATAAGGAGCGCCGCATCGCCGCCATGCGCGAGGACCATGCCGACTATGCCGCGAGGGTCCGCGATGTTG contains the following coding sequences:
- a CDS encoding glycosyltransferase family 2 protein, with amino-acid sequence MSTGPAPEADARPLVSVVVPTYNQACYLPACLDSIMFQEYPRIEIIVVADPSPDATFGVLEEYAAGLSETVSYASRYDAESDTVERTIHPRYPAGRDLLIILNGTRVGHGGSYNQGMRRARGEFVTYVASDDIAHTSMIAELAAPLIKNDADFSYADMHIVDDDGRILRRFSLPEYSFHYSFADWYLVGVAKLYRRELHDQHGYFDETYTANDHECYLRFAMAEARFLHIPRVLYSVRSHQGREQDVHSPESWNRLMRESSELAVKARRFLKGKE
- a CDS encoding ATP-binding protein gives rise to the protein MHIRRLDLRAFGPFTNKVLEFGDAGAGIHILYGPNEAGKSSAREALGDFFFGIPRQTDNDFLHPYKNMAIAAELALSSGSVITAARYKRDKNDLVDDANEPIDESWWRHTVLGGFERTFFSQMFAIGHETLREGTRGLLEGGGALGETLFAAASGIAHLRTVLDDLDKEREALFKKGGSKQPIAEISGLIRQLQKEEKELTARPDEYAEKQASLRALIRSRDETATQLEDVSAEVVRVQRRLSAVELSRKHRRILEELAAYADVRSLPEDFRERRKLAGSALQTAEDRVREAQGRRERLTQALEDIQVDTAVLAESTAIETLRMELSSHTKALQDSKALEQERSRIGFSVHELLKSLGVGLTPEDAAARRLPGAERNRITTLAEQRQALAAREEGACEALAEARANLTRAESELAAAEKPRDTTELAAGLELAGIHGDIDSRVAELGRRVADERRRIAESFASLGLRKADAAGSPSLDDLPGMPLPAADTVQRFDDEMTVAENALRREQDEVARIENELAAKRRELERVRRGGDLPTQAELNAARTLRDSSWELIRRRWLHGEPAEPEVRQLLDDLRTAGIVTPSTDDASEALADGFAAAMHNADAVADGLWQGARQLAVVMELESDAERLAEELKTAKSRLEDATAALQSLRSQWDDLWHPAGIRSGRPREMASILQRAISLRERLETLRDEETTHAGLKEERDRIRAMLTRGLEAVEALEVGAGQDRSAAALIALARRLMEEMAEKGRRRKALADKVAECKAAQASSEAKAGRAAEAIASWRKSWAAAVAPLCLGADASTEEVREYVDAIEAICTRQAEMADKERRIAAMREDHADYAARVRDVAGRAAPDLAEDTSAGTAIVELSRLHKEAADARAEKARLEKQLQDATAEHESATRAREQAEAQMTALVVEAGCGDAAELPDLEERSRRKIELERECVSLERELTVHAAGEELSRFIEDSLARDQDQLAARLEQAKEDQVRLLESRDEYLKQITLAEGELAAMQGESRAAEVRQRIAAEAAKLQTEVDRYVRLTVSAQVLRKEMERYRRDHQGPVLRAAGVYFRAMTRDSFIGLEADYDEKGDPVLAGVRPGGDRIAVPQMSDGSRDQLYLALRLGALDGYLKRNEPLPFIVDDVLVHFDDDRSAAAFSVLAEISRRTQVVFFTHHEHLTELARSAVPPELLSVQTL
- a CDS encoding metallophosphoesterase family protein; its protein translation is MIRFVHAADIHLDSPLVGLANYEGAPVERLRGATRQALGRLVDFVIAQRVPLLLIAGDVYDGDWQDFNTGLHFNRQMIRLAEHGVQVVMIHGNHDADNVMTRRLPTPENVHVLDHKAPETLVLDELGVAVHGQSFATRAVTQNLAAGYPPGRPDLFNIGLLHTALGTAGYDPYAPCSMDDLLAKRYEYWALGHVHEHAVLHKDPHIVFAGCVQGRHVREPGAKGCVLVEAEGRHVKVTFHPLDVVRWDVVHADVSGAAEPEEAVQLWRESFEVAMERAQGVSLACRAVLTGRCRAHSVLQKDAGSTAALVQNAAAEASRGSAWIEKILVQTGPEIDFQELARSDTPQGDLLRFVDQCAEDPEAFAQLEADVTALAGRIARTGAMVPDFDDPDERRRIMHEARDLILPRLAEGEEG